A stretch of DNA from Dehalobacterium formicoaceticum:
CCGCCCAGAGGTGAAAAACTCCGGAAACGTTCCACCACGCCGGGAAGTACACTTAATACATAGTCAACATCTTCTTCTGTGTTATCTCTCCCCAAGGTAAATCTGATTGAGCCATGTACCAGTTCCTGGGATTGTCCGCAAGCAATTAAGACATGAGAAGCCTGTAAGGAAGTAGAACTGCAGGCAGAACCGGTAGAAACAGCAATACCTTTCATGTCCAGACTTAATAACAGGGATTCTCCCTCCACATAGGCAAAACTAAAATGAGCATTATGGGGCAGTCGTTTTTCCTTATGTCCGTTTAAATAGGACTGGGGAATTTTCTCCAGAACCCCTTTAATGAGTTTATCCCGTAAAACCTTAACCCGTCGGTTTTCTGTCTCCAGATCACGGGCAGCAATTTCGGCTGCTTTACCAAAACCTATGATGCCCAGGGTATTTTCCGTTCCGGAACGAATCCTTCTTTCTTGTCCGCCGCCATAGATAAGAGGCTGCACCCGGACACCCTTTCTTTTATAAAGCAGCCCCACTCCCTTCGGCCCATAAATTTTATGAGAGGAAATGGTTAAGAGATCTGCTCCTAAATCATCCACATGGACTGGAATTTTACCAACAGTTTGCACACAATCGGTATGAAAGAAAATACCCTGTTTCTTGGCAATTTTGCTGATTTCTTGAACAGGTTGGATCGTTCCGTTTTCATTATTACCATGCATTACTGATATTAACACGGTATTTTTTTTAATCGCTTTATTTACTTCCTCCGGATCCACCATCCCATATTGATCCACAGGTAAAATCGTCAGTTCATAACCTTTTTTCTCTAAATTTCGGCAGCAATCTAAAACAGCCGGATGTTCCACGGCTGAGGTAATGATGTGGTTGCCTTTTTTCTCATTACCATAGACAGCTCCCTGGATGGCAAGATTATCTGACTCCGTTCCCCCTCCGGTAAAATAAATCTCATCAAAACCAGCCCCGATTAAATCAGCCACTTTTTGCCTGGCCTCGTCCACATATTTTTTCGCTTCCTGTCCAAGAGAATACAGGCTCGATGGATTTCCATAAACATGCTCCATAGCGAATTTCATCAAATCGATAACTTCCGGATGAAGGGGTGTGGTGGCACTGTGATCCATGTACACTTTTTTCATGCATTTCCCTCCTTAATGTCTTTTCCCACCTTTATCAATTGACGACAGGTTTCACCAAGCCTCTTCCTGCCATCCTGTAATCTCATTCAAATTATACGGTGTCGCTTGATATACTGAATAATTGAGCCAATTATAATAAAGGAGGTTAGCGTGTCCACGCCAAGTTACGATAGGTTCTTGTGCGGGATCATCTCCGCAATAATAATTTTGGGGTATGCAGATCGGTAATCCCTGGTCTAGATCTCGATTATATTCTGTACTCAAAGTCAGCGGATCATACTCCCCATGACCGGTTAGAAAAATCTGGCGGCCATTACGGGAGGCTGCAATGCAAACCCCCGATTGATCCGAATCAGCTAGTACAACCAATTCCGGAATTTGATCAATATCTTTCCGCCGCACTTCCGTATAACGGGAATGAGGTACATAAAAGACATCATCAAATCCTTTTAACAAATTATTGCCCTTAACAAGAACCCGTTGGGGAAAAACACCGAAAATTTTCTCTCTTAATAAATACTTAGGCACTCCATAATGATGATAAAGTCCGGCTTGGGCGCCCCAACAAATATGCAAGGTGGAGGTAACATGGGTTCTGGAATAATCCATAATTTGAACTAATTCTTCCCAATAATCCACCTCCGAAAACTCTAATTTTTCCACCGGTGCACCTGTAATAATCATGCCGTCAAACTTCAAATCTTTAATATCACTGAACCCGCTATAAAAACTGAGCAGGTGCTCCTCGGGTGTATTCTTCGACTTGTATGTTTCCGTCGTTAACAGCTTTATTCTTACCTGCAAAGGCGTGTTCCCTAACAAGCGAATTAATTGAGTTTCTGTTGCAATTTTTGTCGGCATCAAATTAACGATGGCGATTTCCAAAGGACGAATATCCTGACGAAAGGCTTGACTTTCATCCATAAAGAATATATTTTCTCTGGCTAGAGTGTCTCTGGCCGGTAAATCATTAGGAATAATTACAGGCATATGAATTTCTCCTTAATATAAAATAACTATGAATCACGAACTTAGCTCTTCTGATTACTTTGATCCATTTCTTTAATCAAGTCTTCCAAGGTGAAAGAATCCAATACTTCCGCTACCGAATCTCTGACTTTT
This window harbors:
- the nifS gene encoding cysteine desulfurase NifS, which translates into the protein MKKVYMDHSATTPLHPEVIDLMKFAMEHVYGNPSSLYSLGQEAKKYVDEARQKVADLIGAGFDEIYFTGGGTESDNLAIQGAVYGNEKKGNHIITSAVEHPAVLDCCRNLEKKGYELTILPVDQYGMVDPEEVNKAIKKNTVLISVMHGNNENGTIQPVQEISKIAKKQGIFFHTDCVQTVGKIPVHVDDLGADLLTISSHKIYGPKGVGLLYKRKGVRVQPLIYGGGQERRIRSGTENTLGIIGFGKAAEIAARDLETENRRVKVLRDKLIKGVLEKIPQSYLNGHKEKRLPHNAHFSFAYVEGESLLLSLDMKGIAVSTGSACSSTSLQASHVLIACGQSQELVHGSIRFTLGRDNTEEDVDYVLSVLPGVVERFRSFSPLGGENAL
- the metA gene encoding homoserine O-acetyltransferase MetA: MPVIIPNDLPARDTLARENIFFMDESQAFRQDIRPLEIAIVNLMPTKIATETQLIRLLGNTPLQVRIKLLTTETYKSKNTPEEHLLSFYSGFSDIKDLKFDGMIITGAPVEKLEFSEVDYWEELVQIMDYSRTHVTSTLHICWGAQAGLYHHYGVPKYLLREKIFGVFPQRVLVKGNNLLKGFDDVFYVPHSRYTEVRRKDIDQIPELVVLADSDQSGVCIAASRNGRQIFLTGHGEYDPLTLSTEYNRDLDQGLPICIPQNYYCGDDPAQEPIVTWRGHANLLYYNWLNYSVYQATPYNLNEITGWQEEAW